Proteins encoded in a region of the Pseudomonas sp. GOM7 genome:
- a CDS encoding polyamine ABC transporter substrate-binding protein gives MPTLRHLTLCVALGSGCVTGAAQAAEELRLYNWGDYINPEVLTRFTAETGIKVSLDTYGSNEEMLAKLQAGAQGYDIVFPSVHMHDTMAAIGLLEKTEINQDPAFANIDPAFLRSKSDPKGEYCMPYAWGTVGIFYNKNKVSKPIESWDDFFAEAKAGKKVIMLDDMRETLGVGLIKDGKSVNTTNPDDLKQAADWLIERKPLISAFTYDSVPMVQSGDAAASHYFVGAMMYVKQDPQNLAYVIPKEGATMYQEDMCVLKSAPNKANAKRFMSFFLQPEIAALNTAQQMNGTPNKEALKLLPAELRDNPQVNPPAEVMAKLQIFEDLGKGLRQYDRVWTRVRTAN, from the coding sequence ATGCCCACACTGCGTCATCTCACCCTGTGCGTCGCGCTTGGCAGCGGCTGCGTCACTGGTGCCGCCCAGGCCGCCGAAGAATTGCGCCTGTACAACTGGGGCGACTACATCAACCCCGAGGTATTGACCCGTTTCACCGCCGAGACCGGCATCAAGGTATCGCTCGACACCTATGGCAGCAACGAAGAGATGCTGGCCAAGCTGCAGGCCGGCGCACAAGGCTACGACATCGTCTTCCCCTCGGTGCACATGCACGACACCATGGCTGCCATCGGCCTGCTGGAGAAGACCGAGATCAACCAGGATCCGGCTTTCGCCAATATCGACCCCGCCTTCCTGCGCTCGAAATCCGATCCCAAGGGTGAGTACTGCATGCCCTACGCCTGGGGCACGGTGGGCATCTTCTACAACAAGAACAAGGTCTCCAAGCCGATCGAGAGCTGGGACGACTTCTTCGCCGAGGCCAAGGCCGGCAAGAAGGTGATCATGCTCGACGACATGCGCGAAACCCTCGGCGTCGGCCTGATCAAGGACGGCAAGTCGGTCAACACCACCAACCCCGACGACCTCAAGCAGGCTGCCGACTGGCTGATCGAGCGCAAGCCGCTGATCTCCGCCTTCACCTACGACAGCGTGCCGATGGTGCAGTCCGGCGACGCTGCTGCCTCGCACTATTTCGTCGGCGCCATGATGTACGTGAAGCAGGACCCGCAGAACCTCGCTTACGTCATTCCCAAGGAAGGCGCGACGATGTACCAGGAGGACATGTGCGTGCTCAAGAGCGCGCCGAACAAGGCCAACGCCAAGCGCTTCATGAGCTTCTTCCTGCAACCGGAGATCGCCGCGCTGAATACCGCGCAGCAGATGAACGGCACGCCCAACAAGGAGGCGCTGAAGCTGCTGCCGGCCGAGCTGCGCGACAACCCGCAGGTCAACCCGCCAGCCGAGGTGATGGCCAAGCTGCAGATCTTCGAGGATCTGGGTAAGGGGCTGCGTCAGTACGACCGGGTGTGGACGCGCGTGCGTACCGCCAACTGA
- a CDS encoding ABC transporter ATP-binding protein — MTAFTQTAPVVEIRGAVKHYRAPEGHLVRALDGLDLAVGANEFVTLLGPSGCGKTTLLRTISGFEQLDGGELLIQGQPMNSVPPHRRPVHTVFQSYALFPHMSIGDNVGYALDVRGVGKAEKRQRVGEALEMVGLAGMERRKPGQLSGGQQQRVALARAIVDRPALLLLDEPLSALDRQLRQAMQRELKNLQHELGIAFVFVTHDQEEALTMSDRIVVLNGGHIQQIGAPAEIYHRPANAFVAGFIGESNLFNAHVGSVNDGIAYLLDSQGDLLQARHPDLRVGQYAQLMLRPEQFHLHCPGEGFAALEGRLEQLLFIGKDFELLLRTSHGRLVKAVLRDAAPQRLRTGDSVQLWYGREAAHLIPGGA; from the coding sequence ATGACCGCTTTCACCCAGACCGCGCCTGTGGTCGAGATCCGTGGCGCGGTGAAGCACTACCGTGCACCGGAAGGGCACCTGGTGCGTGCCCTCGATGGCCTCGATCTGGCCGTCGGCGCCAATGAATTCGTCACCCTGCTGGGGCCGTCCGGCTGCGGCAAGACCACGTTGCTGCGCACCATCAGCGGTTTCGAGCAACTCGATGGTGGTGAGCTGCTGATCCAGGGCCAGCCGATGAACAGCGTGCCGCCGCACCGCCGCCCGGTGCATACGGTGTTCCAGAGCTACGCGCTGTTCCCGCACATGAGCATCGGCGACAACGTCGGCTACGCGCTGGACGTGCGCGGCGTGGGCAAGGCCGAGAAACGCCAGCGCGTCGGCGAGGCCCTGGAAATGGTCGGCCTGGCCGGTATGGAGCGGCGCAAGCCCGGCCAGCTCTCCGGTGGTCAGCAGCAACGGGTGGCGCTGGCTCGCGCCATCGTCGATCGCCCGGCGCTGCTGTTGCTCGACGAGCCGCTGTCGGCCCTCGACCGCCAGTTGCGCCAGGCCATGCAGCGCGAGCTGAAGAACCTGCAGCACGAGCTGGGCATCGCCTTCGTCTTCGTCACTCACGATCAGGAAGAGGCCCTGACCATGAGCGACCGCATCGTCGTGCTCAATGGTGGCCATATCCAGCAGATCGGCGCCCCGGCAGAGATCTACCACCGCCCGGCCAACGCCTTCGTTGCCGGTTTCATCGGCGAGAGCAACCTGTTCAACGCGCACGTCGGTTCGGTCAACGACGGCATCGCCTATCTGCTCGACAGCCAGGGCGACCTGCTGCAGGCGCGCCATCCCGACCTGCGCGTCGGCCAGTACGCCCAGCTCATGCTGCGTCCCGAGCAGTTCCACCTGCATTGCCCCGGCGAGGGCTTCGCCGCGCTGGAAGGGCGGCTGGAGCAACTGCTGTTCATCGGCAAGGATTTCGAGCTGCTGCTGCGTACCTCGCACGGTCGCCTGGTCAAGGCGGTGCTGCGTGACGCCGCGCCGCAACGCCTACGCACCGGCGATAGCGTGCAGCTCTGGTACGGTCGGGAGGCCGCGCACCTGATCCCAGGAGGTGCCTGA
- a CDS encoding ABC transporter permease, translating to MPLRERLRLVGLLTPVTLIIGVFFLAPLTIMALYSLLEPGLYGGVEWNFYPDNFGRVLGWADGTNEDFDPVYLEIILRSFKLAGMTVLATLALCYPAAFWVARQPERMRNFCLFLITLPFFTSLIVRLYAWLLILRPSGVINTALAALGFYNPVELIYTEAAVLIGMTYIFIPFMFMPVYASVEKLDRRLLEASADLGASRWQSFWKVIFPLTLPGIAAGSIIVFIPSLGNFIVPSLLGGARVLMIGSLVEQQFLAARNWPFGAALAMLLMAAVLVCLVLYVLAQGRNGAQEASR from the coding sequence ATGCCGTTGCGCGAGCGCTTGCGCCTGGTCGGCCTGCTGACCCCGGTGACGCTGATCATCGGCGTGTTCTTTCTTGCCCCGTTGACCATCATGGCGCTGTACAGCCTGCTCGAACCGGGACTCTATGGTGGCGTCGAGTGGAACTTCTACCCGGACAACTTCGGCCGCGTGCTGGGCTGGGCCGATGGCACCAATGAGGACTTCGATCCGGTCTACCTGGAAATCATCCTGCGCTCGTTCAAGCTGGCCGGGATGACCGTGCTGGCGACCCTGGCGCTGTGCTACCCGGCGGCCTTCTGGGTGGCGCGGCAGCCGGAGCGGATGCGCAACTTCTGTCTGTTTCTGATCACCCTGCCGTTCTTCACCAGCCTGATCGTGCGCCTCTACGCCTGGCTGCTGATCCTGCGTCCCAGTGGCGTGATCAACACCGCGCTGGCGGCGCTGGGTTTCTACAACCCGGTGGAGCTGATCTACACCGAGGCGGCGGTGCTGATCGGCATGACCTACATCTTCATCCCGTTCATGTTCATGCCGGTCTACGCCAGCGTCGAGAAGCTCGACAGGCGCCTGCTGGAGGCCTCTGCCGACCTCGGCGCGAGCCGCTGGCAGAGCTTCTGGAAGGTGATCTTCCCGCTGACCTTGCCGGGCATCGCCGCCGGCTCGATCATCGTCTTCATCCCCAGCCTGGGTAACTTCATCGTGCCGTCGCTGCTCGGTGGCGCGCGCGTGCTGATGATCGGTAGCCTGGTCGAGCAGCAGTTCCTCGCCGCGCGCAACTGGCCGTTCGGCGCCGCCCTGGCGATGTTGCTGATGGCTGCGGTGCTGGTGTGCCTGGTGCTCTACGTGCTGGCGCAGGGGCGCAACGGCGCACAGGAGGCCAGCCGATGA
- a CDS encoding ABC transporter permease codes for MNTLPARLGRRLLGGYSLAFFVFLYLPIGLIVAYSFNSNPINMMIWDGFSLDWYRSLFGLSTSLSENALYVESTDQLLAALRTSLVVALTTTAISTVIGTLTALALARYRFRLQKFYRVLLFMPMLMPDIVLGIALLIFFVGVGLPLGKLSIIIGHCTFLISYVFLIVSARLAGMDTRLEEASADLGASPWMTFRRVTLPQILPGVVGGALLAFIISMDDLVITYFIAGVDSTTLPVFIYGMIRRGIKPEINAIATLLLIASLLIAALGLYLRNRKPATSQDDSHG; via the coding sequence ATGAACACCTTGCCCGCACGTCTCGGGCGCCGCCTGCTGGGCGGCTACAGCCTGGCCTTCTTCGTCTTCCTGTACCTGCCAATCGGCCTGATCGTCGCCTACTCGTTCAACAGCAACCCGATCAACATGATGATCTGGGACGGCTTCAGCCTGGACTGGTATCGCTCGCTGTTCGGCCTGTCCACCAGCCTCAGCGAGAACGCGCTGTACGTCGAGTCCACTGACCAGTTACTGGCCGCGCTGCGCACCAGCCTGGTGGTGGCGCTGACCACCACGGCGATCTCCACGGTGATCGGCACGCTCACCGCGCTGGCGCTGGCGCGTTATCGCTTCCGCCTGCAGAAGTTCTACCGGGTGCTACTGTTCATGCCGATGCTGATGCCCGATATCGTGCTCGGCATCGCCCTGCTGATCTTCTTCGTCGGCGTCGGCCTGCCGCTGGGCAAGCTGTCGATCATCATCGGCCACTGCACCTTCCTGATCAGCTACGTGTTCCTCATCGTCAGCGCCCGTCTGGCCGGCATGGACACGCGCCTGGAGGAGGCCTCGGCCGATCTCGGCGCCTCGCCCTGGATGACCTTCCGCCGGGTGACCCTGCCGCAGATCCTGCCCGGTGTGGTCGGCGGCGCGCTGCTGGCGTTCATCATCTCGATGGACGACCTGGTGATCACCTACTTCATCGCCGGTGTGGACTCCACCACGCTGCCGGTCTTCATCTACGGCATGATCCGCCGTGGCATCAAGCCGGAGATCAACGCCATCGCCACCCTGCTGCTGATCGCCTCGCTGCTGATCGCCGCCCTCGGCCTGTACCTGCGCAATCGCAAGCCCGCTACCTCTCAGGATGACTCTCATGGCTAA
- a CDS encoding DmpA family aminopeptidase, whose amino-acid sequence MAKPRARELGLPLPGTPGPYNAITDVSGVLVGYRTLDGVAANGRRIQTGVTAILPRGRDAEPQPVWAGFHALNGNGEMTGTHWIEHGGYFVGPLCITNSHSVGIVHHAATRWTIQQYADAWQREHLWAMPVVAETYDGVINDINGQHISEADALAALDAAKGGAIAEGNVGGGNGMICYGYKGGTGSASRLVEIDGQTYTLGALVQANHGQRDWLKVCGVPVGERLEDDLPAGLERERGSIIVILATDAPLLPHQLKRLAQRAGLGIALAGTPGGNNSGDIFLAFSVANPRPLPQVSQARLSLDYLNDECFDALYLAAVQATDEAVLNAMLAAEDSPMQKPEGICRAIDGQRLRELVTGA is encoded by the coding sequence ATGGCTAAACCTCGCGCCCGCGAACTCGGCCTGCCGCTGCCCGGCACCCCCGGCCCGTACAACGCCATCACCGACGTGTCTGGTGTGCTGGTGGGCTACCGCACCCTCGATGGCGTGGCCGCCAACGGTCGGCGCATCCAGACCGGCGTCACCGCCATCCTGCCGCGCGGCCGCGATGCCGAGCCGCAGCCGGTGTGGGCGGGCTTCCATGCGCTCAACGGCAATGGCGAGATGACCGGCACCCACTGGATCGAACACGGCGGTTACTTCGTCGGCCCGCTGTGCATCACCAACTCCCATAGCGTCGGCATCGTTCACCATGCAGCCACGCGCTGGACGATCCAGCAGTACGCCGATGCCTGGCAGCGCGAGCACCTGTGGGCCATGCCGGTGGTGGCCGAGACCTATGATGGGGTGATCAACGACATCAACGGCCAGCACATCAGCGAGGCCGATGCCCTGGCCGCACTGGATGCGGCCAAGGGTGGCGCCATCGCCGAAGGCAACGTCGGCGGCGGCAACGGCATGATCTGCTACGGCTACAAGGGCGGCACCGGCAGTGCTTCGCGCCTTGTCGAGATCGACGGCCAGACCTACACCCTCGGCGCCCTGGTGCAGGCCAACCATGGTCAGCGCGACTGGCTCAAGGTCTGCGGCGTGCCGGTGGGCGAGCGCCTGGAAGATGACCTGCCGGCCGGGCTGGAACGCGAACGTGGTTCGATCATCGTCATCCTCGCCACCGACGCGCCGTTGCTGCCGCACCAACTCAAGCGCCTGGCGCAGCGCGCGGGTCTCGGTATCGCCCTGGCCGGCACGCCCGGCGGCAACAACTCCGGCGATATCTTCCTCGCCTTCAGTGTGGCCAACCCACGACCCTTGCCGCAGGTGTCGCAAGCGCGGCTGAGCCTGGACTACCTCAACGACGAGTGTTTCGACGCCCTGTATCTGGCCGCCGTGCAGGCCACCGACGAAGCCGTGCTCAACGCCATGCTCGCCGCCGAAGACTCTCCGATGCAGAAGCCCGAAGGCATCTGCCGCGCTATTGATGGCCAGCGTTTGCGCGAACTGGTGACTGGGGCCTGA
- a CDS encoding DMT family transporter has protein sequence MNALTASYRRSLDNGVLFAVLSATGFSLKAIFVKLTYAAAPVDAVTVLSLRMALALPLFLWLLWLSRGTGQTRLTPKDWAHVLLLGMFGYYLSSLFDFQGLQYISAGLERLILFTYPTLVLLLQMLTQGERPGPRTFLAMGLCYLGLGIALMHDIRVEGDSEQILLGAAWVFASAVTYALYYLGTGVVIRRVGSMRLAGLAGGASAIMVLIHYGATRDPAQLASLPNEVWWYGALMAVLSTVLPIYWLALAVQRMGASHAALFGNLGPVLTLFAAWLLLGEAISLYQIAGLALVLLGVSRLSAAKRKAA, from the coding sequence ATGAATGCTCTGACCGCCTCGTACCGCCGCAGCCTCGACAACGGCGTGCTGTTCGCCGTGCTCTCGGCCACCGGCTTCAGCCTGAAAGCCATCTTCGTCAAACTCACCTATGCCGCCGCGCCGGTGGATGCCGTCACCGTGCTGAGTCTGCGCATGGCCCTGGCCTTGCCGTTGTTCCTCTGGCTGCTGTGGCTGAGCCGGGGCACCGGGCAGACCCGGCTCACGCCGAAAGACTGGGCGCACGTCCTGCTGCTGGGGATGTTCGGTTACTACCTGTCGAGCCTGTTCGACTTCCAGGGCCTGCAGTACATCAGCGCCGGGCTGGAACGGCTGATCCTGTTCACCTACCCAACCCTGGTGCTGCTGTTGCAGATGCTGACGCAGGGCGAGCGGCCAGGCCCGCGCACTTTCCTGGCCATGGGCTTGTGCTACCTGGGCCTGGGCATCGCCCTGATGCATGACATCCGCGTCGAGGGCGACAGCGAGCAGATCCTGCTGGGCGCCGCCTGGGTGTTTGCCAGTGCGGTGACCTATGCCCTGTACTACCTGGGCACCGGCGTGGTGATCCGCCGGGTCGGCTCGATGCGCCTGGCCGGGCTGGCCGGCGGGGCTTCGGCGATCATGGTGCTGATCCACTACGGCGCGACCCGCGACCCTGCGCAACTGGCGAGCCTGCCAAATGAAGTATGGTGGTACGGCGCACTGATGGCGGTGCTGTCGACGGTATTGCCGATCTACTGGCTGGCCCTGGCCGTGCAGCGCATGGGCGCCAGCCATGCTGCCCTGTTCGGCAACCTCGGCCCGGTGCTGACCCTGTTCGCCGCCTGGCTGCTGCTCGGTGAGGCCATCAGCCTGTACCAGATTGCCGGCCTGGCCCTGGTGCTACTGGGCGTCTCGCGGCTGTCGGCGGCCAAGCGCAAGGCCGCCTGA
- a CDS encoding LysR family transcriptional regulator, translating into MHFDLPDLRLIVAIAASGSLSKAAATFPVAVSAASTRLRAFEERCGLTLFVRSSDGMSLTPAGRLVLDACQGVLKEAHQLSDTLQELKGERRITLRLAASTVANSTFLPAALGPFLADYPEVDLQLAEQGSKAVLRSVREGSIDIGVYDGNLPTDDLLSLPFRNDRLVLLVPRGHALIEQRPALLRSALNFPFVCLPAERAMQRFIEYMAVRNAMPLRVRVRAPSFDAIAQLVAQGVGVAMLPEAAATRLAQELPVKVVMLEDIWATRELRLCVRSWEGLSSHARQLLSYLTRDSAAGEVTGERA; encoded by the coding sequence ATGCACTTCGACCTGCCCGATCTGCGCCTGATCGTCGCCATTGCCGCGAGTGGCAGCCTGAGCAAGGCGGCGGCCACCTTTCCCGTCGCGGTATCGGCGGCGAGCACGCGGCTGAGGGCGTTCGAGGAGCGCTGCGGCCTGACCCTGTTCGTGCGCAGCAGCGATGGCATGAGCCTGACGCCGGCCGGGCGCCTGGTACTGGATGCCTGCCAGGGCGTACTGAAGGAGGCCCACCAGCTCAGCGACACCCTGCAGGAACTCAAGGGCGAGCGGCGCATCACCTTGCGCCTGGCCGCTTCCACCGTGGCCAACAGCACCTTCCTGCCAGCGGCGCTCGGCCCGTTTCTGGCCGACTACCCGGAAGTGGATCTGCAACTGGCCGAGCAGGGCAGCAAGGCCGTGCTGAGATCGGTGAGGGAGGGCAGCATCGACATCGGTGTATACGACGGCAACCTGCCCACCGATGACCTGCTGTCGCTGCCGTTTCGCAACGACCGTCTGGTGCTGCTGGTGCCCCGTGGTCATGCGCTGATCGAGCAGCGTCCGGCGTTGTTGCGCAGCGCGCTGAATTTCCCCTTCGTCTGCCTGCCAGCCGAGCGCGCGATGCAGCGCTTCATCGAATACATGGCGGTGCGCAACGCGATGCCGCTCAGGGTGCGGGTGCGCGCGCCGAGCTTCGATGCCATCGCCCAACTGGTGGCGCAGGGTGTCGGCGTGGCCATGCTGCCCGAAGCGGCCGCCACCCGCCTTGCTCAGGAGCTGCCGGTGAAGGTGGTGATGCTGGAGGATATCTGGGCCACCCGTGAACTGCGCCTGTGCGTGCGCAGTTGGGAGGGATTGTCGTCCCATGCGCGACAGTTGCTCAGCTACCTCACCCGCGACAGTGCCGCCGGTGAGGTAACGGGCGAGAGGGCCTGA
- a CDS encoding NADPH:quinone oxidoreductase family protein, producing the protein MKALLCKAFGPADTLALEEVASPEPKKNEVLIEVQAAGVNFPDTLIIEGKYQFKPPFPFAPGGEVAGVVKAVGEKVSHLRAGDRVMALTGWGGFAEEVAVPSYNVLPVPRSMELNTAAAFGMTYGTSMHALRQRANLQAGETLLVLGASGGVGLAAVEIGKAMGAKVIAAASTAEKLEVARQAGADELINYSEQSLKDEVKRLTGGQGVDVIYDPVGGPLFEEAFRCIGWNGRFLVVGFAAGGGIPALPANLPLLKGASLVGVFWGSFAQRQPQDNAANFQQLFAWHAEGKLKPLVSQTFPLARAGEAIDALGQRKAVGKVVVQVR; encoded by the coding sequence ATGAAAGCCCTGCTGTGCAAAGCCTTCGGCCCCGCCGACACCCTGGCTCTGGAAGAGGTCGCCAGCCCCGAACCCAAGAAGAACGAGGTGCTGATCGAGGTGCAGGCTGCCGGGGTCAATTTTCCCGATACGCTGATCATCGAAGGCAAGTACCAGTTCAAGCCCCCCTTCCCCTTCGCCCCGGGTGGCGAGGTAGCCGGCGTGGTCAAGGCCGTCGGCGAAAAGGTCAGCCATCTGCGCGCCGGTGACCGGGTGATGGCCCTGACCGGCTGGGGCGGTTTCGCCGAGGAAGTGGCCGTGCCGTCCTATAACGTGCTGCCGGTACCCAGGAGCATGGAGCTGAACACCGCAGCGGCCTTCGGCATGACCTACGGCACGTCCATGCATGCGCTCAGGCAGCGCGCCAACCTTCAGGCCGGCGAAACCCTGCTGGTGCTCGGTGCCTCCGGCGGCGTCGGCCTCGCGGCAGTGGAGATCGGCAAGGCCATGGGCGCCAAGGTGATCGCCGCCGCGAGCACGGCGGAGAAACTGGAAGTCGCACGCCAGGCCGGCGCCGACGAGTTGATCAACTACAGCGAGCAAAGCCTCAAGGACGAGGTGAAACGACTGACCGGCGGCCAGGGCGTGGACGTGATCTACGATCCGGTAGGCGGCCCGCTGTTCGAGGAAGCCTTCCGCTGCATCGGCTGGAATGGCCGCTTCCTGGTGGTGGGCTTCGCCGCCGGCGGTGGCATCCCGGCACTGCCGGCCAACCTGCCATTGCTCAAGGGCGCCTCCCTGGTCGGCGTGTTCTGGGGTTCCTTCGCCCAGCGTCAGCCGCAGGACAATGCCGCGAATTTCCAGCAACTGTTTGCCTGGCATGCCGAAGGCAAGCTCAAGCCGCTGGTCTCGCAGACCTTCCCCCTGGCCCGCGCGGGCGAAGCCATCGATGCCCTCGGCCAGCGCAAGGCGGTGGGCAAGGTGGTGGTACAGGTTCGCTGA
- a CDS encoding flagellar basal body-associated protein FliL, translated as MKLLTALLLSLSICLPALASSEKKEEAPTTLYYNLFPALIGNLADPGARLKFFKADVSLRVTGTEAEEKIKHHEPLIRHQLVLLFSAQTSEAINAPDGRETLRQEALKKVQDALNGEEGKPIVEDLLFNNLIIQ; from the coding sequence GTGAAACTGTTGACCGCCCTGTTGCTGAGCCTGTCGATCTGCCTGCCTGCGCTGGCGTCTTCGGAGAAGAAGGAAGAGGCGCCGACGACGCTCTACTACAACCTGTTCCCGGCACTGATCGGCAATCTGGCTGATCCGGGGGCGCGCTTGAAGTTCTTCAAGGCCGATGTGTCCCTGCGCGTCACTGGCACCGAGGCCGAGGAGAAGATCAAGCATCACGAGCCGCTGATCCGCCATCAACTGGTGCTGTTGTTTTCGGCCCAGACCAGCGAAGCGATCAACGCCCCCGATGGCCGCGAAACCCTGCGTCAGGAGGCACTGAAGAAGGTGCAGGACGCGCTCAACGGTGAAGAGGGCAAGCCCATCGTCGAAGACCTGTTGTTCAACAACCTCATCATTCAATAG
- a CDS encoding ABC transporter permease, with amino-acid sequence MRQLANILHLGVKEFRSLQHDYALLLLIIWAFSMGVYSSATSMPESLHNASIAVVDEDRSPLSGRLVQAFQPPFFRPPALIDLSEMDRGMDAGRYTFTLNIPPNFQRDLLAGRSPAVQLNVDATQVSMAFTGAGYIQSIASEEIAEFVRHYRASLPQQAELAMRVAFNPNLTRAWFGSVMEVINQITMLSIILTGAALIREREHGTVEHLLVMPVTPLEIMLAKVWSMGLVVLTAAALSLLLVVQGWLQVPIEGSIALFLLGATLHLFATTSMGIFFGTVARSMPQLGLLIILVLLPLEILSGGTTPRESMPELVQRIMLAAPTTHFVDLAQAILYRGAGLAIVWPQLLAIAMIGTLFFLAALRRFRKTLAQMA; translated from the coding sequence ATGCGTCAGCTAGCCAACATCCTTCACTTGGGCGTCAAGGAGTTTCGCAGCCTGCAGCATGACTATGCGCTGCTGCTCCTGATCATCTGGGCCTTCAGCATGGGCGTCTATTCCTCGGCCACCAGCATGCCGGAAAGCCTGCACAATGCTTCGATCGCGGTGGTGGACGAAGACCGCTCGCCGCTCTCCGGGCGTCTGGTGCAGGCCTTCCAGCCACCCTTCTTCCGCCCGCCTGCCCTTATCGACCTGAGCGAAATGGATCGCGGCATGGACGCCGGGCGCTACACCTTCACTCTGAACATCCCGCCGAACTTCCAGCGTGACCTGCTGGCCGGACGCTCGCCGGCGGTGCAACTGAACGTCGATGCCACCCAGGTGAGCATGGCCTTTACAGGCGCCGGCTACATCCAGAGCATCGCCAGCGAGGAGATCGCCGAATTCGTCCGCCACTACCGCGCCAGCCTTCCGCAGCAGGCCGAACTGGCCATGCGCGTGGCCTTCAACCCCAACCTGACGCGCGCCTGGTTCGGCTCGGTGATGGAGGTGATCAACCAGATCACCATGCTGTCGATCATCCTCACCGGCGCGGCATTGATCCGCGAGCGCGAGCACGGCACGGTCGAACACCTGCTGGTGATGCCGGTGACGCCGCTGGAAATCATGCTGGCCAAGGTCTGGTCGATGGGCCTGGTGGTGCTGACGGCCGCGGCGCTGTCGCTGCTGCTGGTAGTGCAGGGCTGGTTGCAGGTGCCGATAGAGGGTTCCATCGCCTTGTTCCTGCTGGGGGCGACGCTGCACCTGTTCGCCACCACCTCCATGGGCATCTTCTTCGGCACCGTGGCGCGCTCGATGCCGCAACTGGGATTGTTGATCATCCTGGTGCTGCTGCCACTGGAAATCCTCTCCGGCGGCACCACGCCGCGTGAAAGCATGCCCGAGCTGGTGCAACGGATCATGCTCGCCGCACCGACCACCCACTTCGTCGATCTGGCCCAGGCCATCCTCTATCGCGGTGCGGGGCTGGCCATCGTCTGGCCGCAACTGCTGGCCATCGCGATGATCGGCACGCTGTTCTTCCTCGCGGCCCTGAGGCGCTTTCGCAAGACCCTGGCGCAGATGGCATAG